A single Providencia manganoxydans DNA region contains:
- a CDS encoding sulfite oxidase heme-binding subunit YedZ — MLTENRAAVLITKVIAHTAALLPLLWLVYAINSQALGAEPTKDIQHFTGLIALRLLITVALIPILAHFLRFNTLFQTRKLLGLWCFVWALLHLCSYLLLEIGWNNLSLFFSEVFSHLYLVIGAVCWLSLFIMAISSFGCIRSRLGMWWKRIHYLLYPTLLMIIFHYVLSMKTMTPEPILYAILTMAAIAYRYKNLIVKHK; from the coding sequence ATGCTGACAGAAAATCGTGCAGCTGTTTTGATCACTAAAGTTATTGCTCATACTGCGGCATTATTGCCTTTACTATGGTTGGTTTATGCAATAAATAGTCAGGCTTTAGGAGCTGAACCCACGAAAGATATTCAACATTTTACTGGGCTCATTGCATTGCGTTTATTGATTACGGTTGCACTGATCCCAATATTGGCTCATTTTTTGCGATTTAATACGCTTTTTCAGACGCGTAAATTACTTGGATTATGGTGTTTTGTTTGGGCTCTATTGCATTTATGCAGTTATTTATTACTAGAGATTGGCTGGAATAATCTGTCATTGTTTTTCTCTGAAGTTTTTTCACATTTATATTTAGTAATAGGCGCTGTATGTTGGTTGAGCTTATTTATAATGGCGATAAGTTCATTTGGCTGTATTCGATCACGACTAGGGATGTGGTGGAAAAGGATCCATTATTTGCTTTATCCAACATTATTAATGATTATTTTCCACTATGTTTTATCGATGAAAACAATGACGCCAGAGCCTATTTTATATGCTATTTTGACTATGGCTGCCATTGCTTATCGATATAAAAATTTAATAGTAAAGCATAAATAA
- the msrP gene encoding protein-methionine-sulfoxide reductase catalytic subunit MsrP, whose translation MKKRDKISSSQITPESVFFMKRRKLLKLLGVGVSGIALSSAVKADLFSWFSDDKSTVPQVDRKVLTFIQPEEYQSSLILTPEDKVTGYNNFYEFGLNKSDPAEYAHTMKTDEWTVTVEGEVNRPMTLNLDDIQNKFTLEERIYRMRCVEAWSMVIPWVGFPLAKLLALAEPTSHAKYVAFETRYAPEEMPGQKSRFIGGGLDYPYVEGLRIDEAMNPLTLLATGVYGKSLPNQNGAPIRLVVPWKYGFKGIKSIVKIRLTSDIPPTTWNLSAPSEYGFYANVNPQVNHPRWSQATERFIGSGGFGQVNRQPTLLFNGYGEQVADLYKGMDLRRYF comes from the coding sequence ATGAAAAAACGAGATAAAATTTCTTCGTCACAAATTACCCCTGAATCTGTATTTTTTATGAAACGTAGAAAACTACTTAAATTGTTAGGGGTTGGAGTGTCGGGAATTGCATTATCATCCGCAGTTAAAGCGGATTTATTTTCATGGTTTAGTGATGATAAATCTACGGTTCCGCAGGTAGATAGAAAGGTCTTAACATTTATTCAACCTGAAGAATATCAATCATCCTTGATATTGACACCAGAAGATAAAGTGACTGGTTATAATAATTTCTATGAGTTTGGATTGAATAAATCAGATCCTGCTGAATATGCACATACGATGAAAACAGATGAATGGACGGTGACTGTTGAAGGAGAAGTGAACCGACCAATGACGTTAAATCTAGATGATATTCAAAATAAATTCACTTTAGAAGAACGTATTTACCGTATGCGTTGTGTTGAGGCTTGGTCGATGGTGATCCCTTGGGTTGGTTTTCCATTAGCGAAGTTATTAGCACTTGCTGAGCCAACAAGTCATGCGAAGTATGTTGCGTTTGAAACACGTTATGCACCCGAAGAAATGCCCGGTCAAAAAAGTCGTTTTATTGGCGGTGGATTAGATTACCCTTATGTTGAAGGCTTACGGATTGATGAGGCGATGAATCCACTGACATTATTAGCAACTGGAGTGTATGGAAAATCATTACCAAATCAAAATGGTGCTCCTATTCGTCTGGTTGTGCCATGGAAATATGGATTCAAAGGTATTAAATCAATTGTAAAAATTCGTTTAACTAGCGATATTCCGCCAACAACATGGAATCTTTCTGCACCAAGTGAATATGGATTTTATGCAAATGTAAATCCACAGGTAAACCACCCACGTTGGTCTCAAGCAACTGAACGTTTTATTGGTTCAGGTGGCTTTGGACAAGTAAATCGGCAGCCAACATTATTGTTCAATGGGTATGGTGAGCAGGTCGCTGATCTCTATAAAGGGATGGATCTACGGAGATATTTTTAA
- a CDS encoding heavy metal sensor histidine kinase, producing the protein MKKKSLRFQLILSFILLMIVNAGLVTWVLYHSLKNELIERDDNLLINRTDQLAKLIASGIDIKTLPMYFQRMMDMRQDIIQIKNAENQIIVATNADMLASGHLKLVQLETLDSNNISHWRTSSGIPISAVNFNIDSPIGRLNIVLAKASVDRDSVLAKYLTQSLVISLISIILMGLLSLWLIKKGLRDIQFLSQTTANTDLQSLNHSIEIAQLPKELKELGESLNIMRSRLKGDFVKLTQLADDLAHELRTPINAIRVQNEIVLQRSRSVSEYESVIASNIEELDKLAQIIQSILFIARAENRNIALKREVLPLFDLVNEVYELFSVYAEEKNIVLLCHPSKLSLNADRVLLVRVLINVISNAVKYAQPHTQVITNISAKHNTLSISIVNHGEVLPDSEEIFTRFWRGDNSRTSEGSGLGLSIVKAIIELHGGCVAFRHQAGQSTLILNFPYDND; encoded by the coding sequence ATGAAGAAAAAATCACTCCGCTTTCAGCTCATTCTTTCTTTTATTTTACTGATGATTGTCAATGCAGGATTGGTGACTTGGGTACTTTATCATTCCTTGAAAAATGAATTGATCGAGCGAGATGATAACTTACTTATCAATCGTACAGATCAATTGGCAAAGTTGATCGCAAGCGGTATAGATATCAAAACACTACCGATGTATTTCCAGCGCATGATGGATATGAGACAAGACATTATCCAAATAAAAAATGCTGAAAATCAGATTATTGTTGCGACAAATGCTGATATGTTGGCTTCAGGACATCTAAAATTAGTACAGTTAGAGACTCTTGATTCAAATAATATTTCTCATTGGCGAACATCTTCAGGGATCCCTATTTCCGCCGTAAATTTTAATATTGATTCACCGATAGGTCGTTTGAATATCGTATTAGCTAAGGCATCAGTGGATCGTGATAGTGTGTTAGCTAAGTATTTGACACAAAGTTTAGTGATCTCATTGATCTCAATTATTTTAATGGGGCTATTAAGTCTTTGGTTAATTAAAAAAGGGCTACGTGATATACAGTTCCTTAGTCAAACAACGGCCAATACCGATCTTCAGTCATTAAATCATTCAATCGAAATCGCACAGCTTCCGAAGGAGTTAAAAGAGCTCGGGGAATCACTTAACATTATGCGGTCAAGATTGAAGGGAGATTTTGTTAAGTTAACTCAGCTTGCTGATGATCTCGCTCATGAGCTTAGAACACCCATTAATGCTATTCGGGTGCAAAATGAAATTGTTCTTCAGCGCTCACGCAGTGTTAGTGAATATGAATCGGTGATTGCCAGTAATATTGAAGAGTTAGATAAATTAGCACAGATAATTCAAAGTATTTTGTTTATCGCTCGTGCGGAAAATAGAAATATTGCACTAAAACGAGAAGTACTGCCGCTGTTTGATCTGGTTAATGAAGTTTATGAGCTATTTTCTGTTTACGCTGAAGAAAAAAATATTGTTTTGTTATGTCATCCATCAAAACTAAGTCTTAATGCAGATCGCGTGTTGTTGGTTCGAGTATTAATAAATGTCATTTCGAATGCAGTTAAATATGCCCAGCCTCATACTCAGGTAATCACTAATATCTCAGCAAAGCACAATACGCTATCTATTAGTATTGTGAATCATGGCGAAGTGCTGCCAGATAGCGAAGAAATTTTTACACGTTTTTGGCGAGGAGATAATTCACGAACTTCTGAAGGTAGCGGGTTAGGGCTATCAATTGTTAAAGCGATTATTGAGTTGCATGGTGGTTGCGTCGCTTTTAGGCATCAGGCAGGGCAAAGTACGCTCATTTTGAATTTTCCTTATGATAATGATTAA
- a CDS encoding heavy metal response regulator transcription factor yields the protein MKILLIEDHIKTQSWVKKGLEEAGFVVDIASDGRDGLYFALENDYQLVILDIMLPGMNGWDILKILRTSKSVPVICLTARDAVDDRVKGLELGANDYLVKPFSFSELLARVKNQLKVNQHSSTHIELADLKIDLTRHDVERGGNKIILTRQEYSLLLFFVLHADEILPRTLIASEVWGIDFESDTNIIDVAIRRLRKKIDDDYDVKLIETIRGMGYRCNRPSV from the coding sequence ATGAAGATACTATTGATTGAAGATCATATTAAAACCCAAAGTTGGGTTAAAAAAGGATTAGAAGAAGCGGGTTTTGTTGTTGATATTGCATCAGACGGCAGAGATGGCCTCTATTTTGCGCTCGAAAACGATTATCAGTTGGTAATATTAGATATTATGCTACCGGGGATGAATGGCTGGGATATTTTAAAAATATTACGTACTTCTAAATCGGTGCCTGTAATTTGTTTAACGGCAAGGGATGCGGTTGATGACAGGGTTAAAGGGCTTGAATTAGGTGCTAATGATTATTTGGTTAAACCTTTTTCTTTTTCTGAATTATTAGCAAGGGTTAAAAATCAACTTAAAGTTAACCAACATTCTTCGACTCATATCGAATTAGCTGATTTAAAAATAGATCTTACTCGCCATGATGTTGAGCGTGGAGGAAATAAGATTATTTTGACTCGCCAAGAGTATTCATTACTACTTTTCTTTGTCTTGCATGCTGATGAAATATTACCAAGAACGCTGATTGCGAGTGAGGTATGGGGAATCGATTTTGAAAGCGATACAAATATCATTGATGTTGCTATCAGGCGATTAAGAAAAAAAATTGATGATGATTATGACGTTAAATTAATAGAAACCATCCGTGGTATGGGATATCGATGTAATAGGCCAAGTGTATGA
- a CDS encoding HutD family protein has product MIQVLAVENYKKMPWKNGQGFTLEIARSHGTGLSDFDWRISIADVKSAGAFSYFPNRKRIIGVLDGGAGLILNVDQKAPVTLHQKQFFSFDGESDVYAELLDEPIRDFNLIYNPDRYCARLQWINAQAMSSWISDADRVIIFNATDQLDLYVNDEQRQLTLFETALVENDGKSLQYVIGSQTAHDFCLIELFIR; this is encoded by the coding sequence ATGATCCAAGTATTAGCTGTTGAAAATTATAAAAAAATGCCATGGAAAAATGGCCAAGGTTTTACTTTAGAAATTGCTCGTAGTCATGGTACAGGGCTTTCTGACTTCGATTGGCGTATCTCTATTGCAGATGTGAAATCAGCAGGCGCGTTTTCGTATTTTCCAAATAGAAAACGGATCATAGGTGTTCTTGATGGTGGTGCTGGGCTAATATTAAATGTTGATCAAAAAGCACCTGTTACTCTGCATCAAAAACAGTTTTTTTCTTTTGATGGTGAAAGTGATGTTTATGCGGAGTTACTTGATGAGCCAATTCGTGACTTTAACCTAATTTATAATCCTGATAGATATTGTGCTCGGTTACAGTGGATCAATGCCCAAGCTATGTCCTCATGGATAAGTGATGCCGATCGGGTAATTATTTTTAATGCTACGGATCAACTTGATCTTTATGTTAATGATGAGCAGCGCCAATTAACGCTATTTGAAACTGCATTGGTTGAAAATGATGGAAAGTCATTGCAATACGTTATTGGTTCTCAAACAGCACATGACTTTTGTCTTATTGAGTTATTTATTCGGTAG
- a CDS encoding D-2-hydroxyacid dehydrogenase — protein MTVNIVFLDHDTFPEGINIKKINKEYNLSLYGKTQDSDVIERVKDADVIITNKVKITKEIIESAKRLKFISVAATGTDIIDIDACNEHNILVSNIRNYAVNTVPEHTFALILALRRSLLPYTQSVQNGRWQESGQFCYFDYKINNLAGSTLGIIGDGVLGKAVADIAKAFGMKVLFSSYKGTNNMGPLYTPFEEVIANSDIISIHCPLLKSTKDLISFPEFEKMKPSCILINTARGGIVNESALYNALINNKILGAGFDVCISEPPEKDSDVMKMTQLPNFILTPHISWASFEAIQTLSDMMMDNIEAFLSGHPKNLVN, from the coding sequence ATGACAGTTAATATCGTATTTCTCGATCATGATACCTTCCCTGAAGGCATTAATATTAAGAAAATAAACAAAGAATATAACTTAAGTTTATATGGAAAAACACAAGATAGTGACGTTATTGAACGGGTAAAAGATGCAGATGTGATTATTACTAATAAAGTAAAAATCACCAAAGAAATTATTGAATCTGCAAAGCGATTAAAGTTTATTTCAGTAGCGGCAACGGGAACCGATATAATTGATATTGATGCCTGCAATGAGCATAACATTTTAGTTTCCAATATCAGAAATTATGCCGTCAATACCGTACCTGAACATACCTTTGCCCTAATCTTAGCCTTGCGTCGTAGCTTACTCCCCTACACGCAATCCGTCCAAAATGGCCGTTGGCAAGAGTCGGGGCAATTTTGTTATTTTGATTATAAAATTAATAATTTAGCAGGCTCAACTCTAGGTATCATTGGTGATGGCGTTTTAGGGAAAGCAGTGGCTGATATTGCAAAAGCCTTTGGTATGAAAGTGCTATTTTCTAGCTACAAAGGTACTAATAATATGGGGCCTTTATATACGCCATTTGAAGAGGTTATTGCAAACAGTGATATTATTTCGATTCATTGCCCATTATTAAAATCAACAAAAGATTTAATTAGCTTCCCCGAATTCGAAAAAATGAAACCCTCTTGTATTTTAATTAATACGGCTAGAGGTGGGATTGTTAATGAATCTGCATTATATAACGCACTTATCAACAATAAGATATTAGGGGCAGGATTTGATGTTTGTATTTCAGAACCACCGGAAAAAGATAGCGATGTAATGAAAATGACTCAATTACCAAATTTCATTCTTACTCCACATATTTCATGGGCAAGTTTTGAAGCTATACAAACATTATCAGATATGATGATGGATAACATCGAAGCCTTTTTATCCGGTCATCCCAAGAATCTAGTTAATTAA
- a CDS encoding class I fructose-bisphosphate aldolase: protein MFLGKEIRLKRLLNKKSGRLLAITMDHPITRGVLPGIGDIKSVMKQVVAGEPDAITMHKGIIEKVYPPYVASDVSIIMKATSYSIPYHEAYDTPVADVEEAIRLGADAISVGCIMGGPEQAQQLTFLGQVSKAAASAGLPLVAHIYPKGPMIEDSFDAKNLAYCVRAGAELGVDIIKTLWSGSPETFKSVVDSCPAMVALAGGDMGNDLVSFLTNTRKALDIGVGGVTYGRFVWQHENPTAVIKALNALINDDCSVEQAIAEYKQAGGK from the coding sequence ATGTTTTTAGGAAAAGAAATTCGTTTAAAAAGATTATTAAATAAAAAATCGGGTCGCCTTCTTGCTATTACTATGGATCATCCAATTACGCGCGGTGTATTACCTGGAATTGGCGATATTAAATCAGTGATGAAACAAGTTGTGGCAGGAGAGCCTGATGCTATTACCATGCATAAAGGCATTATTGAAAAAGTCTATCCTCCGTATGTTGCTTCTGATGTTTCTATCATCATGAAAGCGACTAGCTACTCAATTCCTTACCATGAAGCCTATGACACGCCAGTTGCGGATGTGGAAGAAGCCATTCGTTTAGGAGCGGATGCGATTTCAGTTGGTTGTATTATGGGAGGTCCAGAACAAGCACAACAACTCACATTCTTAGGCCAAGTATCTAAAGCCGCGGCTTCTGCGGGTCTACCTTTAGTTGCGCATATTTATCCAAAAGGCCCAATGATTGAAGACAGTTTTGATGCTAAAAACTTAGCCTATTGTGTCCGTGCAGGCGCAGAGCTAGGCGTTGATATTATCAAAACGCTATGGTCAGGCTCTCCTGAAACATTTAAATCTGTAGTCGATAGCTGCCCTGCAATGGTCGCTTTAGCAGGGGGTGATATGGGTAATGACCTCGTAAGCTTTTTAACCAATACCCGTAAAGCACTCGATATTGGTGTGGGTGGTGTGACATACGGTCGCTTTGTATGGCAACACGAAAACCCAACAGCTGTGATTAAGGCTTTGAATGCACTTATTAATGATGATTGTTCAGTTGAGCAAGCTATCGCTGAATATAAGCAAGCAGGCGGAAAATAA
- a CDS encoding zinc-dependent dehydrogenase has product MKAAVLYAPNELKVAEIKYPQVGKGDVVIKVKAAAICGTDGRIISGKKTKGVRYPSVIGHEFSGEIVEVGENVTDLKVGDAIAVDPVVPCRSCIYCRIGKENVCLNRQAIGYEFDGAFAEYVRIPEAALSSGNVFKIPQGMSFEAAALAEPLACCINGQKNVGIELGDTVVIIGAGPIGLMHVLLARFSGATNIIVSELNEQRQQAALNCGATRVVNSQQENLLEVVKGLTEGVGADVVIIAIGIPALVNPALELARKGGRVNLFAGFSKDDMAQVDVNIIHYNELILTGASALSREGYQQALTLISSGLIDIEKLVTHRFALDDINEAMVTAQKGDAIKIIIHNN; this is encoded by the coding sequence ATGAAAGCAGCGGTATTGTATGCACCCAATGAACTCAAAGTGGCTGAAATTAAATATCCACAAGTTGGTAAGGGTGATGTCGTCATTAAAGTTAAAGCAGCCGCGATTTGTGGAACCGATGGACGAATTATTTCAGGTAAAAAAACCAAAGGTGTACGTTATCCCTCTGTGATAGGCCATGAATTTTCAGGAGAAATCGTTGAGGTCGGCGAAAATGTAACTGACCTTAAAGTAGGAGATGCAATTGCGGTTGACCCTGTTGTACCGTGCCGTTCTTGTATTTACTGCCGCATAGGTAAAGAAAATGTCTGTTTAAATCGCCAAGCTATCGGCTATGAATTTGATGGTGCTTTTGCAGAATATGTACGAATACCTGAAGCCGCTTTGTCATCCGGCAATGTCTTTAAAATCCCTCAAGGGATGTCTTTTGAAGCCGCAGCATTAGCAGAACCATTAGCTTGCTGCATCAATGGGCAGAAAAATGTGGGTATTGAGCTTGGAGATACGGTGGTAATTATTGGTGCAGGACCAATCGGATTAATGCATGTACTACTCGCTCGTTTCTCTGGTGCAACAAATATTATTGTCAGTGAACTCAATGAGCAACGCCAACAAGCTGCATTAAATTGTGGTGCCACACGCGTCGTTAATAGCCAGCAAGAAAACTTGCTAGAGGTTGTGAAAGGCTTAACAGAAGGCGTTGGTGCAGATGTTGTAATTATTGCGATAGGGATCCCTGCATTAGTCAATCCAGCCTTAGAGCTCGCTAGAAAAGGTGGGCGCGTTAACCTGTTTGCCGGTTTCTCAAAAGATGATATGGCACAAGTGGATGTCAATATTATCCACTATAACGAGCTCATTTTGACTGGTGCCAGTGCTTTAAGTCGCGAGGGATATCAGCAAGCATTAACACTGATTTCTTCTGGATTAATTGATATTGAGAAATTGGTGACACATCGATTCGCACTAGATGACATTAATGAAGCAATGGTAACCGCCCAAAAAGGTGACGCGATTAAAATTATTATACATAACAATTAA
- a CDS encoding xylulokinase yields MMDSVYLGIDAGSSSVKVCAFNFHGELLAKASRDTNIISKSPKNHEIDLNDFWKKTADAVKEITTQVKNIVSVSFSVACPTLVLLDKNHKPVANGITYLDGRSESFIQQTLGENLTHVRALSCNSPSPSACWVGTLGWLQQQHPELMQKVHKVVLLNSFLSLKLGSKKAAIDPTQAAYSGAVVLAKAPKWSKELLKYWKFNHDILPPIYQCTSVVGKVSHEAAQETGLQENTPIILGSADTAAAAFAVGLLDPETAFESTGTSGVITFCLEEPNFDPRFMNRYHIVPNQWLAHGAMSTTGGTFNWLNQAIWPEVNDHEQLEIFSKSSVPGANGLIYLPYLAGERSPIWDVNASGAWIGLRLNHTRDDMVRAAFEGTAYGLKQILNIANEKWGVVLDELLSVGGGSRNTLWTQIKADILQVEYNIAQTADAAAFGAAMVGATGAGFFCGINDPDLPIIKTEDITFAPNQDKKIQDTYHKQFTIYNELYPLLKETMHRLSNK; encoded by the coding sequence ATGATGGACAGTGTCTATTTGGGAATTGATGCGGGCAGCAGTAGTGTAAAAGTATGCGCTTTTAATTTTCATGGCGAATTACTGGCAAAGGCTTCTCGCGACACCAATATTATTTCCAAATCTCCCAAAAACCATGAAATTGACTTAAATGACTTTTGGAAAAAGACCGCAGACGCAGTCAAAGAAATCACGACTCAAGTGAAGAATATTGTTTCTGTGAGCTTCTCTGTTGCTTGTCCAACGCTGGTTTTATTAGATAAAAATCATAAACCTGTCGCAAATGGTATTACGTATCTTGATGGGCGTTCTGAAAGTTTTATACAGCAAACACTCGGGGAAAATTTAACGCATGTTCGGGCACTTTCTTGTAATAGTCCAAGTCCATCTGCATGCTGGGTAGGTACATTGGGTTGGCTGCAACAACAACACCCCGAACTCATGCAGAAAGTGCATAAAGTTGTCCTACTCAATAGTTTTTTATCCTTAAAGTTAGGCAGTAAGAAAGCGGCCATTGACCCGACTCAAGCTGCCTATTCAGGGGCTGTAGTACTGGCCAAGGCACCTAAGTGGTCAAAGGAATTATTAAAATATTGGAAGTTTAACCACGATATTTTACCACCTATTTATCAGTGTACTTCTGTTGTAGGGAAAGTGAGCCATGAAGCTGCTCAAGAAACGGGACTACAAGAAAATACACCGATTATTTTAGGCTCAGCAGATACAGCAGCAGCTGCATTTGCAGTTGGGTTACTTGATCCTGAAACCGCATTTGAATCAACAGGAACATCTGGGGTGATTACGTTTTGCCTAGAAGAGCCAAACTTTGATCCCCGCTTTATGAATCGCTACCACATTGTGCCAAATCAGTGGTTAGCGCATGGGGCAATGTCGACAACAGGAGGAACTTTTAACTGGTTAAATCAAGCTATTTGGCCTGAGGTAAATGACCATGAGCAATTAGAAATATTTTCGAAATCATCAGTGCCTGGCGCAAATGGATTAATTTATTTGCCTTATTTAGCTGGAGAACGTAGCCCTATTTGGGATGTGAATGCATCAGGTGCTTGGATTGGCCTACGCTTGAATCATACTCGTGATGATATGGTTAGAGCCGCTTTTGAAGGTACTGCGTATGGTTTAAAACAAATTTTGAATATTGCTAATGAAAAATGGGGAGTCGTATTGGATGAGCTACTGAGTGTCGGAGGAGGATCACGCAATACGTTATGGACTCAAATTAAAGCGGATATTCTTCAGGTTGAATACAATATTGCTCAAACAGCAGATGCAGCGGCTTTTGGTGCTGCAATGGTTGGTGCAACTGGCGCCGGTTTTTTCTGTGGTATTAATGATCCAGACTTACCGATTATAAAAACTGAAGATATTACCTTCGCACCAAATCAAGATAAGAAAATACAAGATACTTATCACAAACAATTTACGATTTATAATGAACTGTATCCATTATTAAAAGAAACAATGCATAGATTGTCGAATAAATAG
- a CDS encoding MFS transporter codes for MINSNPIKPKTNYRWVVLALIFIVYAVNYADRSNIGAVLPFITDEFKLTNLEAGSLASMFFLGYALCQIPAGFWMAKRGIRGMVSLSILGFSAMTWFIGLAQSAFAIKWLRLGLGMTEAPTPVGLTSTINNWFPAKEKATATGVYIASTMFAPIIVPPLVVWIALTYGWRWVFILFAIPGIFLAIIWYLFVRTKPEESRFVSQSELDYIRADNSEIAEKKVEGNIVLNPKFNTLDKFIRVKSVTPLNSASQVFKSKNIWCNTISYFMMVSILYGILTWIPSYLVNEKGFSFMKMGFVASMPFIGGFIGSIFGGWISDKVFGRRRKPTMLFTAVATIAMMLVMLNVPESTTAVAVALFSVGLFLNIGWPAFTAYPMGVADNNNYPIAISVVNSGGNLGGFVSPMMAGLLLDMTGKFDAVFSYFGICAVIGLIMILLLDEPK; via the coding sequence ATGATAAATTCAAATCCGATTAAACCAAAGACGAATTATCGTTGGGTTGTATTAGCCCTGATTTTTATCGTCTATGCTGTAAATTATGCAGATAGAAGTAATATTGGTGCTGTTTTACCTTTTATTACAGATGAGTTTAAATTAACTAACCTCGAAGCCGGCTCTCTAGCCAGTATGTTTTTTCTCGGTTATGCGTTATGCCAAATACCCGCAGGTTTTTGGATGGCGAAACGCGGGATAAGGGGTATGGTATCGTTATCTATACTCGGTTTCTCAGCCATGACTTGGTTTATTGGTCTAGCACAATCAGCCTTTGCCATTAAATGGTTACGCCTAGGTTTAGGTATGACAGAAGCACCAACGCCCGTTGGGCTAACATCGACGATTAACAACTGGTTTCCAGCAAAAGAAAAGGCGACAGCAACAGGGGTTTATATCGCCTCAACAATGTTTGCACCAATTATTGTTCCCCCTTTAGTCGTTTGGATTGCATTAACTTATGGTTGGCGTTGGGTCTTTATTCTATTTGCTATTCCAGGTATTTTCCTTGCAATTATTTGGTATTTATTTGTTAGAACAAAACCAGAAGAAAGTCGTTTTGTTTCACAGAGTGAATTAGATTATATTCGTGCAGATAATTCAGAAATTGCAGAAAAGAAAGTAGAAGGAAATATCGTTCTTAACCCTAAATTTAATACGTTGGATAAATTCATTCGTGTTAAATCAGTTACACCATTAAATTCCGCATCTCAAGTATTTAAATCGAAAAATATTTGGTGTAATACCATTTCTTATTTCATGATGGTCAGTATTCTCTATGGAATTTTAACGTGGATCCCTTCTTATCTGGTAAATGAAAAAGGATTTTCATTTATGAAAATGGGATTTGTTGCTTCCATGCCATTTATCGGCGGGTTTATTGGCTCCATATTTGGCGGTTGGATCTCCGATAAAGTTTTTGGTCGTCGTCGTAAACCAACCATGCTATTCACCGCCGTTGCTACCATCGCCATGATGTTAGTCATGCTGAATGTTCCTGAAAGTACCACCGCCGTTGCAGTCGCTTTGTTCTCTGTTGGTCTATTTCTCAATATTGGTTGGCCTGCATTTACCGCCTATCCAATGGGAGTGGCTGATAATAACAACTACCCAATTGCGATATCAGTAGTCAATAGTGGTGGGAACTTGGGCGGTTTTGTTTCCCCTATGATGGCTGGGCTGTTATTAGACATGACAGGTAAATTTGACGCAGTCTTCTCCTACTTTGGTATTTGTGCGGTGATTGGCTTAATTATGATCCTATTACTTGATGAACCTAAATAA